CATGACCCTTTGTCCCGTTTGTTTTCCACCTTGCAAGAAAGAGATGAAAGATAAAATTTGAGACCCAGTTTTAGTTTAGTTAAGTTGAAGGAAAATGTAGAGAATTTGGTAAGAGAAGACAAGATTACTGAAGTATCGAGCATCTATTAGAAATTAGGTAAATGGAGATATGCAAAGGTTAGGATAAAAGCGAACCGTCCTAGAGGTACAAATAGGCAAAGAGCTTATTAGAGTAAATGTCACAAAATAAAATCGTCCAAGTGTAAAGACAGATTCCTTGTTTCccaacttttattttttttcactgATTTTGCAATGGTTGTCTCTTGTTAACACTTCAGCATTCATCCACAACCTTCCTTTGGTTCGTCACATAATCTCGAAGCTCCTGAGCTTGTAGCTGACAAATCACATGATCCAGATGGAGATAGCACTGTAAATGCTAGTTTATGCAATGCAGGGTAAATACTTAAACGAAACTGAGTCTACAATTATCAAAGTGTAACTCCAAGGTTTAGTTCTGAATTTATTTTCGACGTTGTGCCTTAGCAATTATGCAATTGTTCTGTGTTCTTTTTAGGCGATCTTCTAGTCGCATGAAATTATTCTTGCTATAGACTAACTACCATAAATATGTGGCCGAAGTACTTACGTAATAAACATTTCCCCTTCACATGGTGGCGTGTTTGTTAGGCCATCTGTTCTGTATGCTGTTTTGGTTCACACACATCGGCAGTGGCAGAGCCAGTTGAAAGCAAGGGTGTGCAGTTGCACACCCAGCCCAACTGGCTCCCAAGCCTAATATTCTTAAGTTTTGGGGTTTTCAAGCACATTTTAGCTTTCTGGCTCCGCCCCTGCACATCGGGATTCTTTTCTTGTTCCTTCTTATTTTAACAAAGTAATACATCTTCCCCTAGTGTTTAATCATGATATTCATGCCATTGGGTTAATTGGTAATCATGCAGGTCTATGCATGAAATCACGTTTTCCGCAGATGACAAGCCAAAACTTCTCAGCCAGGTAAACTAGCTTGTTTACTCGAGTGTTCTACAGTTTTAGTATTTGGATAAATATATGAACTCTCATCTTCCAGTTGGTATTGACAACTATTCGGGTGGGTACATCTGTTCTCTACAGTCTGACCCAAGGGCCACCTttttaaaataaatttaaaaattgGCTTGCTGTTTATGCACTTACCTTGAATTTCTGATGCCACAACCATCTAAAAGATTAAAAAACCTTCATTTGAGTTGAATGCACTGTAACCCCATTGGAATTTGCCAATATTGAGCTTGAAACTTCCCTTGATGGCTTCTGAACAAATGTATCGTTtggcaattgttttttttttcttttcttttctgtgCTTTCTTGGGAGCATCTCAAGATTCTCTTCCATGTTAAACTTGCAGTTAACTGCATTACTTGCTGAAATCGGTCTGAACATCCAAGAGGCACATGCTTTTTCCACGACGGATGGTTACTCCTTGGATGTTTTTGTGGTTTCTGGTTGGCCTTACGAGGTATTGTTGAACTTTAACTTCCGCAAATAAAGCTGTACGAGGTGTTTAGACTTCCATTTCTGACCATTTGAGTAAACAAGGTACATTATGCACTATTCAGCAACTATTCTTTAttctatttttgtttgtttgtttttttaggaAATAGAGCGGCTAAAAAACGTCGTGGAAAAGGAAATTTGGAGGATAGAGGTAATTTTTCAGTTTCTAATAATATGGGGTCACATTTCTTTAGCAACTTTAGATTTTTGACTATTTATGCAAGTGTATTTCTTATGGAATCCAAACAATACTGcaataaaaaatttcatattGGCGCTGAAATTGGTGTTCAGTCTACCGATGCATGTGTTTTTTAATCAGCTGTCTTATTCCCTGTTAGAGCTACTTAAATTTTCCCCTTGAATTAGCTAATTTATGACCAAGACATTTATTATCAATTTATCTCATCTGTGTTGTCATTCTATTCTCTACTATTTTTGCACATTCATTTACTTTAATAATGTTCTGTTCCCAATAACTAGATCCTGTTGATAACTTTAAATTTTCCTTCTGTTTTATGTATGCTTGTGTGATAAATCACACGTCTCCCTGATAACCCATTCCGTGTTCTGAATTTCCGGCAATTGGTTCTTTGTGTTTGTCGTTGATGGTACTCTTCCTAGCTAATGCATTGTCCTTCTGAATATCTTTGTTCAGTTAATCACATATTCTTTCTTGTTCCAGCAAATTCGAGCTCAAGTTCATGAAGTGTCTGCATGGAGTTCTTGATTTGCACCGTGTTATCAAATTTTTTGTTTATTGTGTTATCCTTGGTTGCAAATTGTGTCCCATGGACAACCTTGATATTAATCTTACATTTAGATGGTGGAGCTTGCACTGCCGCTGTTGAGGTTTCTATCATGGCGACATTCTTTGTTGATATATTATGTGAATATTGCAGAATCAGTCTTGGTCAAACCATCATCCAATGACTTCCAATGACGAACATTTAAACGAGCAAACTGAGATGGAGATAGTCCCTGATCATGTGAAAATACCCTGTGATGGCACTGATGTCTGGGAAATCGATGCCAGACTGTTGACGTTTGAAAACAAAGTTGGCTCTGGGTCGTTCGGAGATCTGTAAGTTCTTCCAGGTCTTCCATGCATTTTATGATGACATGTGAATGTTTGCTCAGATTTGTTATTTTAATTCATTCAGGTACAAGGGTATCTACTGTACCCAGGAAGTGGCTATTAAAGTATTGAAGGCTGAGCGTGTAAGTGCAGAAATGCAGCGTGAGTTTGCTCAAGAGGTCTATATTATGAGGTATCTGTAGTTATTATATCTGCATTGGATTTCTCCATCTTCCTAGATGATTTGGATATCTTGTAGTTTATTTTGGTGTTCCTAGATGCTTTTTAAATATTAAGATATCATTTTGCCTTTTTTTCCTAGTCAGTATTTGTTCATTTCAAACTCCGGGGAGTTCTTAAAGATTTTCTTGTTTTGCCTGTTGCAGGAAAGTCAGGCATAAGAATGTTGTCCAATTCATTGGTGCATGTACAAGACCTCCAAGCTTGTGCATTGTAACAGGTAAATAAGTTAAATGACTTCGTGGAGATCATTAGCCTTGGTCATCTGAACTTATATTTATTACTTCCTGCAGCTCACAATTTTGACATTGGTGTTCTTATTTGTATTTTCAGAATTCATGTCTGGTGGTAGTATATATGATTTTTTGCACAAGCAAAAGGGGTTTTTTAAACTTCCGTCTGTGATCAGAGTAGCGATTGATGTTTCAAAGGGAATGAACTACTTGCACCAGAATAAGATAATTCACAGGGACCTAAAAGCTGCTAATCTTTTAATGGATGAAAATAAAGTAAGATTTGCTCTGCATACACGATAACTTAAACATATTATACTCCGCTAACACTTCTATAGTTCGTTTTATTTCTATACATCCTTCCGCTTTCCTCAGATACCCTCTGTTCCGTGCTTCAGGTTGTTAAAGTTGCTGATTTTGGGGTTGCAAGGGTGCAAGCTCAATCTGGGGTGATGACTGCAGAGACTGGAACATATCGTTGGATGGCTCCTGAGGTAAGCATTCTTAGTGTTCTCTTCTAGTTGCCTGCAGTAGTCATACCATTCGGAATCTTTTTCCTGACAGGAACTTATGTTACTTCATTGCATTTGTCAAATTTCTAACATTTAGACATTCATATATACCATCCATGTTGGTTTCTCTGCACATTATGATTCAGACCCTTGCAGCTTGTCTATTAAGAATTTAAATGACCTAGGTTTCGATGCAACTACAACATGTAGAGCTAAGTATCTTTTCTGGAGTAATTATTATCTCCTACCTCCTTATCCTTCATTGTAGGTCATAGAGCACAAGCCTTATGATCACAAGGCGGACATTTTCAGTTTCGCGATTGTGCTATGGGAGATGCTAACTGGAAAGGTAAAAAGTCAAGTAAAATTTTGTATGAAAACTAAATTTGGGGAAAATCCTTCAGTAACCTATTGTTAATATTTGCTTTATAATTTGCAGCTTCCTTACGAGTATTTAACTCCCTTACAAGCGGCTGTAGGTGTGGTGCAAAAGGTATCAGATACTCACTTATTACTCTCTTACTAACTCATTCAGTCATTTACACCGATAGATGTCCGAAATTTCAAGAAATAGTAAATATACTTGGTTATGACTTGTTTGCAACTTAGGGTCTTCGACCTACAATTCCGAAGGACACCCATCCAAAGCTTGTGCGACTCCTCGAACACTGCTGGCAACAGAATCCGAGTCTAAGGCCTGATTTTTCTGAAATTATTGAGGCCTTGCAGGATATAGCCAAGGAGGTACCATACAATCCGAGTCTATGATACCTTTTTGAAGTTTCTAGGGCAGTCTACAACTTGCATTGTATTCAGATCAAACCCTAATTAAGTTTATGTAACAGGTCGGGACTGATGGGCAAGACAACGAAAAACTGAACATGGCATTGCGTGCAGTTATGAGAAGAGGCGACAATTGAACTATGCTACTGTTTATAATCGTGTATGTATGCTCTCTTAATCATTTGAGCCATTTTTCCATTTCCCTTCATTTTGTGCTTTGTACAGTATATCCTCTGAGGACCAATGCAGTTcagcttgttttcttttatttgccaAGTTATGGCCAATTCCGTTGTGGTTCATTTTTCTTTATAAAGCTATCTTTATTATCTTGTGTTCATGTGTACCCTGAATACGTCCTTTTCGTCAGAAACTAGAAAGAAACACCAGTGTCCGTGAATTTAAACCGCAGGTCAAGGAATTTAAGTAACCTACTAACCTTCGCTGATTCACGCAAAATATAGTTGTAGTATGCACGGTGATCACAGTATCCATAACCTGGCCCCAGCTACCACGGATTGACATTGACTAAATATCCCCAACCAGTCAACCCTAACTAACCCATTGAACATCTGGATTCTGGATAACAGAATCCTTAGCTGGAAAGATATGAAAACTGTTAAAAGTGAACATGTCGATCATCTTGAAAGAAAGACTCAGAAGTCAGACCGTTGGTTAGCGCTGTTCAGTAGCGTCCTTCAACTAACTGAAACAGCAGAATGCCCAACTTATTAGCAAATGGTTGACAAACGCGTGTCCATGCATTGAACGCTTCTCACTGAATCAGTTGAAGGATAAATGTGTCCACCAAAATCAAAACATTTTCTCCTATTCAAAAGAATCAAAACATTTCCTCCTCCTATATGGTCAGGTCAATCACACAACAGCTTGGATGTTTAGTTAGTCATCACTTCCTCTTCTCATTTTAGAATCTGGTTTTCTGTTTCTtcattgtttcttcatcttctttaccgTGTCATTGTT
This DNA window, taken from Papaver somniferum cultivar HN1 chromosome 3, ASM357369v1, whole genome shotgun sequence, encodes the following:
- the LOC113356961 gene encoding serine/threonine-protein kinase STY46-like, whose amino-acid sequence is MAMDDNESCNSRTVESSPNNTRHHRQKLEVYNEILRRLKESDLDEVNLPGFDDELWAHFNRLPARYALNLNVERAEDVLIHKRLLLQAHDPADRPAFEIRLVQASPVFDGHNTDSSSPDSPTNDDTESTSHTKGQSIHPQPSFGSSHNLEAPELVADKSHDPDGDSTVNASLCNAGSMHEITFSADDKPKLLSQLTALLAEIGLNIQEAHAFSTTDGYSLDVFVVSGWPYEEIERLKNVVEKEIWRIENQSWSNHHPMTSNDEHLNEQTEMEIVPDHVKIPCDGTDVWEIDARLLTFENKVGSGSFGDLYKGIYCTQEVAIKVLKAERVSAEMQREFAQEVYIMRKVRHKNVVQFIGACTRPPSLCIVTEFMSGGSIYDFLHKQKGFFKLPSVIRVAIDVSKGMNYLHQNKIIHRDLKAANLLMDENKVVKVADFGVARVQAQSGVMTAETGTYRWMAPEVIEHKPYDHKADIFSFAIVLWEMLTGKLPYEYLTPLQAAVGVVQKGLRPTIPKDTHPKLVRLLEHCWQQNPSLRPDFSEIIEALQDIAKEVGTDGQDNEKLNMALRAVMRRGDN